From Apium graveolens cultivar Ventura chromosome 9, ASM990537v1, whole genome shotgun sequence, the proteins below share one genomic window:
- the LOC141683706 gene encoding two-component response regulator ORR21: MATLQKLPYGSSCSSANSYGVHSDKLDMFPAGLRVLVVDDDFACLRIVEQMLRRCSYSATTCSHATAALNLLREKKGCFDLVLSDVHMPDMDGFKLLELVGLEMDLPVIMMSADGRTSAVMRGIRHGACDYLIKPIREEELKNIWQHVVRKKWNETKEQENSSSFDENDRHRRGTDDVEYASSVNEGSDGIIKAQRKRRDVKEEDDGEFENDDPSASKKPRVVWSVELHQQFVSAVNQLGIDKAVPKRILELMNVPGLTRENVASHLQKFRLYLKRLSGVSQQQVGLPNSFCGHGEQIPKLGPLERFDFQALAASGQIPPQTLAALHAELLGRPTGSVVLPAIHQQLLLQGSRQGQESVHGDAGVAYGQPLMKCPSNISKQFSQISPEDVNSNFQTWAPNSLGSVGPSSNLSGVAAQNGNMLMGVTQNQQQMQRQMLQQQQHKQSVVQESNPSINVQPSCLVVPSRPASFQVVNGPAISQSCSFGGTEAIFSGTNFSLVTTPQPNNSLFGVGKMLSGDHRTAKIFNGYSGAGSASPSVPSCSANDENNAFGRVQNSAPDNNTSRQVPILRNLNDVRGSYSEKSNQLDCGTLRNFGFVGKETCIPSRFAIEEVESSISCNGNTYRDNEKKVKQEPNVDFIEIANMSNPMMQRFPPNDLMSVFSE, from the exons ATGGCTACTTTGCAGAAACTGCCATATGGCAGCTCTTGCTCGAGTGCGAATAGTTATGGTGTTCATTCGGATAAATTAGATATGTTTCCGGCTGGTTTACGGGTTCTTGTTGTTGATGATGACTTTGCTTGTTTGAGAATTGTGGAGCAAATGCTTAGAAGATGCAGTTATTCGG CTACTACATGCTCCCATGCTACTGCTGCTTTAAACCTGCTACGAGAGAAAAAAGGTTGCTTCGATTTGGTACTAAGTGATGTACATATGCCTGATATGGATGGCTTTAAGCTCCTCGAACTTGTTGGTTTGGAAATGGACCTTCCTGTCATTA TGATGTCAGCAGATGGAAGGACCAGTGCTGTTATGAGAGGAATTAGACATGGGGCTTGTGATTACTTAATCAAGCCTATACGTGAAGAAGAGTTAAAGAATATATGGCAGCATGTTGTTCGGAAAAAGTGGAATGAAACTAAAGAACAAGAGAACTCGAGTAGTTTTGATGAAAATGACCGGCACAGAAGAGGAACTGATGATGTGGAATATGCTTCTTCTGTTAATGAAGGGTCGGATGGAATAATAAAAGCTCAAAGAAAGAGGAGAGATGTTAAAGAAGAAGATGATGGTGAATTCGAAAATGATGACCCATCTGCATCAAAGAAGCCGCGTGTAGTATGGTCGGTGGAGCTCCATCAGCAATTTGTTAGTGCGGTGAACCAACTTGGAATAGATA AAGCTGTTCCAAAGAGAATTCTCGAATTGATGAATGTCCCAGGTCTGACTCGAGAAAATGTTGCGAGCCACTTGCAG aaATTCAGACTATATTTAAAGAGGTTAAGTGGTGTTTCCCAGCAGCAAGTTGGGCTTCCTAATTCTTTTTGTGGTCATGGAGAACAAATTCCGAAACTAGGCCCCCTGGAAAGATTTGATTTTCAAGCTTTGGCTGCATCTGGTCAAATTCCTCCACAGACATTGGCAGCTCTGCATGCTGAGCTTTTAGGTCGACCGACTGGTAGTGTTGTATTGCCAGCAATTCATCAGCAACTTCTATTACAAGGATCTCGACAGGGACAAGAGAGTGTCCATGGTGATGCAGGTGTGGCATATGGGCAGCCTCTGATGAAGTGCCCATCCAACATCTCCAAACAATTTTCCCAAATATCCCCGGAAGATGTAAATTCAAATTTCCAGACATGGGCACCTAATAGCCTTGGCTCAGTTGGTCCTAGCAGTAACCTTTCAGGGGTAGCTGCTCAGAACGGTAATATGTTGATGGGTGTTACGCAAAATCAGCAACAAATGCAAAGGCAGATGCTGCAACAACAGCAGCATAAGCAGTCTGTTGTGCAGGAATCCAACCCTTCCATTAACGTGCAACCTTCTTGCCTTGTTGTTCCCTCTCGGCCAGCCAGTTTTCAGGTGGTAAACGGGCCTGCAATTAGTCAAAGCTGCAGCTTTGGTGGTACTGAGGCTATCTTTAGTGGCACTAACTTTAGCCTGGTTACAACACCTCAGCCAAATAATTCCTTATTTGGTGTTGGAAAAATGTTAAGTGGAGATCATAGAACGGCCAAGATTTTTAACGGGTACTCAGGTGCAGGGTCTGCTTCTCCGTCTGTACCATCTTGCTCAGCGAACGATGAGAATAATGCCTTCGGAAGAGTCCAAAATTCAGCCCCTGATAATAATACTTCCAGACAGGTGCCGATTCTACGCAATTTAAATGACGTCCGAGGTTCTTATAGTGAGAAATCTAATCAGCTTGATTGTGGAACACTGAGGAATTTTGGATTTGTTGGCAAAGAGACGTGCATTCCAAGCCGTTTTGCCATTGAAGAAGTGGAATCATCAATTAGCTGTAATGGAAATACTTATAGGGACAATGAGAAAAAAGTGAAGCAGGAGCCAAATGTGGATTTCATTGAAATTGCTAACATGAGCAATCCTATGATGCAACGTTTCCCTCCAAATGATCTCATGAGTGTCTTCTCCGAATAG